The sequence CAAATTACTGCTACCCAGATCATCACTACGATCAAAGCGCCCCTGCCCTTCCTTATCAATCAGAAAATAGGGCAGGCCGACTTTCGGGGAGACTTTCACCATATAAAGCTTTCCCCTGATACGATATTCGGCAATTGTCACATCATTTTTTTCAATCACACGAATTTCCGGAGCTTC comes from Iodobacter ciconiae and encodes:
- a CDS encoding DUF2782 domain-containing protein; amino-acid sequence: MRPILFCFLLSSSVYAAAPSDAPPPLPATESEAKVLEAPEIRVIEKNDVTIAEYRIRGKLYMVKVSPKVGLPYFLIDKEGQGRFDRSDDLGSSNLSVPRWVIFEF